A stretch of the Oenococcus sp. UCMA 16435 genome encodes the following:
- a CDS encoding NAD(P) transhydrogenase subunit alpha, translating into MAIVVSALKEAAGENRVALTPDVVAKLIKSNFDVVIEKGAGEKAFYSDDVYKAAGAKLATRTDALKADIVTVVNEPTTATLNKLTKGQTIIGMLNPLGDKKAVEGLAKAGVTSLAFELLPRTVSRAQNLDANSSQKSIAGYKAALLAADTYPQYFPMMMTAAGTARPAKVLVIGAAVAGLQAIGTAHRLGAVVSGYDIREDARGQVESLGATALISGVQVKDENGYARALTADEKKDQQGELEGFIAESNVIITTAQVPGGKPPVVVSKKAVDNAKAGTVFIDLGSSDLGGNVDGSKPGETIVTKTGALIVGAGDLASRLPRSSSDMYAKNVQNTINYIIKEGKVSLDLDDDVLTDLVATYKGEISSNFLRGRFGLEKRATQKKTEDKKEAE; encoded by the coding sequence ATGGCAATTGTAGTTTCCGCTCTAAAAGAAGCTGCTGGCGAAAATCGTGTCGCATTGACCCCCGATGTTGTCGCCAAGCTTATCAAGAGTAATTTTGATGTTGTTATTGAAAAAGGGGCTGGGGAAAAGGCTTTTTATTCTGACGATGTTTATAAAGCCGCCGGTGCTAAGCTGGCGACTAGAACAGATGCTTTAAAAGCAGATATTGTGACAGTCGTTAACGAGCCAACAACAGCAACTTTGAACAAACTGACCAAGGGCCAGACAATTATTGGGATGCTGAATCCTTTGGGGGATAAAAAAGCTGTCGAGGGGTTGGCCAAAGCCGGGGTTACTTCTTTGGCTTTCGAACTGCTTCCGCGAACAGTTTCTCGTGCTCAAAATTTGGATGCAAATTCATCGCAGAAATCAATTGCTGGATACAAAGCCGCTTTATTAGCTGCTGATACCTACCCACAATATTTTCCAATGATGATGACAGCTGCAGGTACGGCCCGCCCGGCTAAAGTTCTTGTAATCGGTGCGGCTGTTGCTGGTTTGCAAGCAATCGGAACCGCCCATCGTTTAGGTGCGGTGGTTTCTGGTTACGATATTCGTGAAGACGCTCGGGGACAAGTTGAGTCCTTGGGGGCAACGGCTTTAATTTCCGGAGTTCAGGTTAAAGATGAAAATGGTTATGCGCGGGCTTTAACAGCCGATGAAAAGAAGGATCAACAGGGAGAATTAGAAGGTTTTATTGCTGAAAGCAATGTCATTATTACAACAGCTCAGGTGCCTGGAGGAAAACCTCCGGTAGTAGTTTCTAAAAAAGCTGTTGACAATGCTAAGGCTGGAACAGTCTTTATTGACCTCGGTTCGTCTGATCTTGGCGGTAATGTTGATGGTTCCAAACCCGGTGAAACAATCGTGACTAAGACCGGTGCTTTGATTGTTGGCGCCGGTGATTTAGCAAGCCGTTTACCAAGATCTTCTTCTGATATGTATGCGAAAAATGTTCAAAATACAATCAATTACATTATCAAAGAAGGTAAGGTTTCGCTTGACTTGGACGATGACGTTTTGACTGATCTTGTTGCAACTTACAAAGGGGAGATTTCCTCTAATTTCTTGCGTGGCCGTTTTGGGTTGGAAAAGCGCGCTACTCAGAAAAAAACTGAAGATAAAAAGGAGGCTGAATAA
- a CDS encoding PTS sugar transporter subunit IIC: MKKEKKNFALKILNGLSIGVIIALVPGAVLGSLMKVFGSNPASIAVGQMTSLSQCLLAVIAAMAVGRAFEFTMIDTGSMALAAFMGSGSAIVSSKGGFLINGPGDIINIGITLVISVLLIKLIQNRLGQLKVILSPILVLGIAGSLGRLLFPYVHSITTTIGDAINDLTDLQPLIMGPLMGIIFAVLILSPISSAGIAIAIGLSGIGSGAANLGITTASFTLAIMGASVNSFGGTLSHFIGTPKIQMANMLKTPKLFIPIGVVSAFAGLEGALLNVGGTPDSAGFGISGLIGPLAAFSTGTNNVLLLLLEFIVIPLALAYLTHFLFVKKLHFIQPIDLKLPEAE, translated from the coding sequence ATGAAAAAAGAAAAAAAGAATTTTGCTTTAAAAATATTAAATGGCTTGAGTATTGGCGTAATCATTGCTTTGGTTCCGGGAGCTGTCTTGGGTTCTCTGATGAAGGTTTTTGGCAGCAATCCGGCTTCAATAGCTGTGGGACAGATGACGAGTTTGTCCCAGTGCCTGTTGGCCGTAATTGCCGCTATGGCTGTTGGCCGTGCTTTTGAGTTTACAATGATCGATACCGGCTCGATGGCTTTGGCCGCTTTTATGGGTTCTGGAAGTGCCATTGTCAGTTCGAAGGGAGGATTTTTAATTAATGGCCCGGGTGATATTATCAATATCGGTATTACGCTTGTAATTTCTGTTTTGCTAATTAAATTAATTCAAAACAGGTTGGGCCAGCTGAAGGTTATTTTGTCACCGATTCTCGTTCTTGGAATTGCCGGTAGCCTTGGGCGCCTGCTTTTCCCTTACGTTCATTCAATTACTACAACTATTGGTGATGCTATTAATGATTTGACCGATCTGCAGCCTTTGATTATGGGTCCTTTAATGGGAATTATCTTTGCTGTTTTGATTCTTTCACCAATTTCTTCGGCTGGAATTGCAATTGCGATCGGCTTGAGTGGAATTGGATCCGGAGCCGCCAATTTAGGAATTACAACTGCAAGTTTTACCCTGGCAATCATGGGAGCTTCGGTTAACAGTTTTGGAGGAACTTTAAGTCATTTTATTGGCACACCGAAGATTCAAATGGCAAATATGCTTAAAACCCCCAAGTTGTTTATTCCGATTGGAGTAGTTTCTGCTTTTGCCGGTCTTGAAGGAGCGCTTTTGAATGTCGGTGGAACGCCGGATTCGGCCGGTTTTGGTATTTCTGGTCTAATCGGTCCCCTTGCTGCTTTTTCGACCGGCACAAACAATGTTTTGCTATTGCTGCTTGAATTTATTGTAATCCCGCTTGCTTTAGCATATTTAACGCATTTTCTTTTTGTAAAAAAACTCCATTTTATTCAGCCGATCGATTTGAAGCTTCCCGAGGCTGAATAA
- a CDS encoding NAD(P) transhydrogenase subunit alpha has translation MSEELYANLAIFVLSLLVGFEVMSKIPSTLQTPMMSGANAIHGVVVVGAFAIAAEANNWFLYVLVFFAALFAAINVSGGYTVTDRMLGMFDRKPAEKKEADK, from the coding sequence ATGAGTGAAGAATTATATGCAAACCTGGCAATCTTTGTTTTGAGTTTACTGGTTGGCTTTGAAGTTATGTCAAAGATCCCTTCTACCTTACAAACACCCATGATGTCGGGAGCGAATGCAATCCATGGCGTTGTTGTCGTGGGTGCTTTTGCGATTGCCGCCGAAGCCAACAATTGGTTTCTTTATGTCTTGGTCTTCTTTGCTGCTTTGTTTGCTGCGATCAACGTCTCTGGAGGTTATACAGTTACAGATCGGATGCTGGGCATGTTTGATCGTAAACCTGCTGAGAAAAAGGAGGCTGATAAATGA
- a CDS encoding YibE/F family protein, whose translation MSTFLWLILILFSLLILVAGKQGLKAFFGLVINLCAIFLLIILINWQFNVYLVTILISFGILAVSIYLSADNQKVTNYAFTSSLIVLAIIVLLIIPINYIANIEGFATESSEELEGLLLSIGLNFSNIAFIVTIIASLGAIAEASMAISADLNELIESTPEITTANLYKQGIIIGSQIIGTALNTLFFGVLGDNLTLTMFYMRLNYTFAQLINDKLVVAAILDLLIAMIGVLLTIPVTILIVSRGHIKNENLDK comes from the coding sequence ATGAGTACTTTTCTCTGGTTGATTTTAATTTTATTTTCTCTACTGATTTTAGTTGCCGGGAAACAGGGCCTAAAAGCTTTCTTTGGGCTTGTCATTAATTTATGCGCGATTTTTCTGCTGATAATCCTCATTAATTGGCAATTCAATGTTTACTTGGTCACAATTTTAATTAGTTTTGGAATTTTGGCTGTTTCGATATATCTTTCAGCCGACAATCAAAAAGTCACTAATTATGCTTTTACTTCAAGCCTAATTGTTCTGGCAATCATTGTGCTTTTGATTATTCCGATTAATTACATTGCCAATATCGAGGGTTTTGCAACTGAATCTTCGGAAGAATTGGAAGGTCTTTTGCTTTCAATTGGACTTAATTTCAGTAATATTGCCTTTATTGTGACTATAATTGCCAGTCTTGGCGCGATTGCCGAAGCCAGTATGGCGATTTCGGCCGATTTAAACGAACTAATTGAAAGCACTCCGGAGATTACGACCGCCAATCTTTACAAGCAGGGAATAATTATTGGGTCACAGATTATTGGAACAGCCTTAAATACACTCTTTTTCGGTGTTCTTGGTGATAATTTGACGTTGACTATGTTTTATATGCGCTTGAATTATACTTTTGCCCAATTAATTAATGACAAATTGGTAGTTGCAGCAATTCTCGATCTTCTGATCGCAATGATTGGAGTTTTATTAACGATTCCAGTCACAATCCTAATTGTTTCTCGAGGACACATTAAAAACGAAAATTTAGATAAATAA
- a CDS encoding tyrosine-protein phosphatase, which yields MDKRRVLPVIGGYNFRDIGGYTSADGRKIKWGKLFRTANMAYLSQADLVYLQERKVDTIVDFRTPIEVKKEPDRVPKEVVDINIPAMDLDRTESTADYARLSREYTKKNSGYLSMINNYEHLVSDEFSNSAYRKFFALLLEEKQTLAFHCTAGKDRTGVASMLFMEALGISEDQIKHDYLITDRLSTKIVGDKIDYMKKKGAIAEEIANIRSLWTVNIDYLQRAIDTVKSLSGDPITYLHEYIHLEDKDINGLRDKYLFEEKK from the coding sequence ATGGATAAAAGACGCGTTTTACCGGTTATCGGTGGTTATAATTTCAGAGATATCGGCGGTTACACTTCGGCTGATGGACGAAAAATAAAGTGGGGAAAACTTTTTCGCACGGCCAATATGGCCTATCTTTCACAAGCAGATTTAGTTTATTTGCAAGAACGAAAAGTCGATACAATTGTTGATTTTCGGACACCGATTGAGGTTAAAAAGGAACCTGACCGGGTTCCAAAAGAGGTAGTTGATATTAATATTCCGGCAATGGATTTGGATAGGACCGAATCGACCGCTGATTATGCTCGGTTAAGCAGGGAGTACACGAAAAAAAATTCTGGTTATCTGAGCATGATTAACAATTATGAGCATTTAGTCTCTGATGAATTTTCCAATTCTGCTTATCGCAAATTTTTTGCTTTGTTGTTGGAAGAAAAGCAGACTCTGGCTTTTCATTGTACGGCCGGTAAAGATCGAACAGGAGTCGCTTCGATGCTGTTTATGGAAGCGCTCGGAATTAGCGAAGACCAGATTAAGCACGATTATTTGATTACCGATCGCTTGTCGACCAAAATTGTCGGCGACAAAATAGATTATATGAAGAAAAAAGGCGCCATTGCTGAGGAAATAGCTAATATTCGTTCATTGTGGACTGTTAATATTGATTATTTGCAAAGAGCAATTGATACTGTAAAGTCATTATCCGGTGATCCAATTACTTATTTGCATGAATATATACATTTGGAAGATAAAGATATTAATGGACTTCGTGACAAATATCTTTTTGAAGAGAAAAAGTAA
- a CDS encoding YibE/F family protein, with translation MVIAHLWKKFKWLFLAVIIIALTVAAHFDYPIYKTPIAEITNVKQVSSQATKDYYGNVDHDITQKLTLKFLNTKRRGQKIKIDNEYFKSQVITQKYRVGQQILLSHKKWWSIIGQKRDAILVFTLALMVSLIIFFANKLSFQIIISLGFNFVFFLLAISFDINFVSVPPVLVFGVLTVIFAFITSFMVLGRTKQFLIVFLSTLLSTAAGVSIGALTINLNGASGVHFEYMDFITQFPIPLFYSELLIGVLGAAMDEASDISAMLLGMQRERAERTFKEYFVSGMNVGRDIVGSLTNVLFMVFIANTLPMVFLYLRNGNTWSYTIDMTMLLGLLSTIISAIAIVLTVPITSWLAASMLTRRKKVKA, from the coding sequence ATAGTGATTGCTCATTTATGGAAAAAATTTAAATGGTTGTTTCTAGCTGTTATTATAATTGCTTTAACAGTCGCGGCACATTTTGATTATCCTATATATAAAACACCGATTGCCGAGATTACCAATGTCAAACAGGTATCTTCTCAAGCAACAAAAGATTACTACGGGAACGTCGATCATGATATAACTCAGAAACTGACCTTGAAATTTTTAAATACTAAACGTAGAGGGCAGAAAATAAAAATCGATAATGAATATTTTAAATCTCAGGTAATTACTCAAAAGTATCGTGTTGGTCAGCAAATTTTGTTAAGCCATAAAAAATGGTGGAGCATCATTGGCCAAAAACGTGATGCAATTTTGGTTTTCACTTTGGCTTTGATGGTGTCCCTTATAATCTTTTTTGCAAATAAACTAAGCTTTCAAATTATTATTAGTCTTGGATTTAATTTTGTTTTCTTTTTACTGGCAATTTCGTTTGATATTAATTTTGTATCGGTGCCGCCGGTCTTGGTCTTTGGCGTATTGACGGTTATTTTTGCATTTATTACTTCTTTTATGGTTCTTGGAAGGACAAAACAATTCTTGATTGTTTTCCTATCGACTCTTTTATCGACTGCTGCCGGGGTTTCCATTGGTGCTTTAACGATAAATCTCAATGGTGCTAGTGGAGTTCATTTTGAATACATGGACTTCATTACTCAATTTCCGATTCCGCTTTTTTACTCCGAACTTCTAATTGGTGTTCTTGGTGCGGCGATGGATGAAGCTTCGGACATTAGTGCTATGTTGTTGGGGATGCAGCGCGAGCGAGCCGAGCGAACCTTTAAAGAGTATTTTGTATCCGGCATGAATGTCGGTCGTGATATCGTTGGTTCGTTAACTAATGTGCTTTTTATGGTATTTATTGCCAATACTTTGCCAATGGTTTTCTTATATCTGAGAAACGGAAATACTTGGTCTTATACGATTGACATGACTATGCTGCTTGGCTTGCTATCGACGATTATTTCCGCGATTGCGATTGTTTTGACTGTTCCGATTACTTCTTGGCTGGCGGCAAGTATGCTGACAAGGAGAAAGAAGGTTAAGGCATGA
- the lpdA gene encoding dihydrolipoyl dehydrogenase yields the protein MTTGGVVGAQATDIDTVVIGSGPGGYVAAIRAAELGQKVTIIESTFIGGVCLNIGCIPSKALINVGHHYRDAVFEQPFGLKSSGTELDWKTTQEWKQKKVVNQLTGGVEMLLKKHHVDIIHGVASFVDNKQINVLKGDDHELFQFNNCILATGSRPIEIPGFAFGKRIVDSTGALSLPEVPKHLTVIGGGVIGFELGSVYQNLGSKVTVIEGLDHVLTGFDKEMIQPVLDDFKSQGGEIFTSAKAKSATQTEKDVTVTFEVDGKEQTVSSDYLLVSVGRRPNTDNIGLNNTNVKLSDHGLVEIDDTMKTNVSHIYAIGDITAGPALAHKASFQGKIAAAAISGDQNAHDLHYSLPAVAYTNYELATTGETPESVKEKKLDAKAYKFPFAANGRALSINEGKGFIRLISDNKTKALIGSQIVGPGASDLISELSLAIENGLTTEDISLTIHPHPTLGEAIMDASELADGLPIHI from the coding sequence ATGACGACTGGTGGTGTTGTTGGGGCTCAAGCGACCGATATTGATACTGTCGTAATCGGATCAGGTCCCGGAGGTTACGTTGCTGCTATTAGAGCGGCAGAATTAGGCCAAAAAGTTACAATTATCGAAAGTACTTTTATTGGCGGTGTTTGCTTAAACATTGGCTGCATTCCCTCCAAAGCTTTGATTAATGTTGGCCATCATTATCGCGATGCCGTTTTTGAACAACCCTTTGGTTTGAAAAGCAGCGGAACCGAACTAGATTGGAAAACAACCCAAGAATGGAAGCAGAAGAAAGTTGTTAACCAATTAACCGGTGGAGTAGAGATGCTCTTGAAAAAGCATCATGTCGATATTATCCATGGGGTTGCTTCTTTTGTTGATAATAAACAAATTAATGTTTTAAAAGGCGACGACCATGAACTTTTTCAGTTTAATAATTGTATTTTAGCAACCGGTTCCCGACCGATTGAAATTCCGGGTTTTGCTTTTGGCAAGCGAATCGTTGATTCGACTGGTGCTTTGTCATTGCCGGAAGTTCCCAAACACTTAACTGTAATCGGTGGTGGCGTGATTGGTTTTGAACTTGGCAGTGTTTATCAGAATCTTGGCAGCAAGGTTACTGTTATCGAGGGATTGGACCATGTTCTGACGGGCTTTGATAAAGAAATGATTCAGCCCGTTTTAGATGATTTCAAATCTCAAGGCGGTGAAATTTTTACTAGTGCTAAGGCAAAATCAGCAACTCAGACTGAAAAAGATGTTACGGTTACATTCGAAGTTGACGGCAAAGAGCAAACGGTAAGCAGCGATTATCTTTTGGTTTCCGTTGGTCGGCGGCCAAATACCGATAATATTGGCTTAAACAACACAAATGTGAAATTAAGCGATCATGGATTGGTTGAAATCGATGACACGATGAAAACGAATGTTTCCCATATTTACGCAATTGGTGATATCACGGCCGGTCCGGCTCTGGCTCACAAAGCCAGTTTCCAAGGGAAAATTGCTGCAGCAGCGATTTCTGGCGATCAAAATGCTCATGATCTTCATTATTCGCTGCCGGCTGTCGCTTATACAAATTACGAATTGGCAACGACTGGCGAAACCCCGGAGAGCGTTAAAGAAAAGAAACTCGATGCGAAAGCTTATAAGTTTCCATTTGCAGCCAATGGTCGGGCCTTATCGATCAATGAAGGCAAAGGCTTTATTCGTTTGATTTCCGATAATAAAACTAAGGCTCTGATCGGGTCTCAAATTGTTGGCCCTGGCGCTTCTGATTTGATTTCCGAGTTATCATTAGCAATCGAAAATGGTTTAACAACCGAAGACATTAGTTTGACGATCCATCCTCATCCGACACTTGGTGAAGCAATTATGGATGCATCGGAATTAGCAGATGGTCTGCCGATTCATATTTAA
- a CDS encoding phospho-sugar mutase, giving the protein MVKEKTIQEKIKDWEVADLPEDLRLEFANSNQSQLEDAFYQDLNFGTAGMRGLLGVGTNRMNIYTVAQTTEALARHMEKQGESAKQHGVVISGDSRINSELFKKISAEVLRAHGITVYLFKGPHPTPELSFAVMYLHTYAGIMITASHNSKEYNGYKLYGEDGGQLPPKPADEIVRERQGVADIFHIKKVASGIKKIGSEIDKEYLNQVKTIPINRDLIKKWGDKLTISFTPLHGAGGDLGAKALKEAGFNKILIVKEQFQPDGTFPTVKYPNPEFHEVFKISESYGADVELAVDPDSDRMGVGYRTKDGSYNYLTGNQIAALMVNYILTAQQKAGTLPKNGAIVTSIVSSNLPELIAKSFKVKQFTVLTGFKYIADKIVEFDKKQNYSFEFGFEESYGFLIKPFVHDKDAIQAITLMSELAAYYKDRDMTIGDGLDEIHAKFGAFAEETKATEFPGEKGQEEMTAVMTKFRNRGPKEIGKLKINLVEDNDLRIAKDLNTGATKNISLPKANVIKYWLEDGSWVALRPSGTEPKLKVYIGAKGENMSSANKQLNYLQTEVEKLLKK; this is encoded by the coding sequence ATGGTGAAAGAAAAAACAATCCAAGAAAAAATAAAAGACTGGGAAGTCGCCGATCTTCCGGAGGATTTGCGGTTGGAATTTGCAAATTCCAATCAATCTCAATTGGAAGACGCTTTTTATCAGGACCTAAATTTTGGTACGGCTGGAATGCGTGGTTTGTTAGGCGTCGGTACCAATCGAATGAATATTTATACGGTTGCTCAAACAACCGAAGCCTTGGCCCGGCATATGGAAAAACAAGGAGAAAGTGCAAAACAGCATGGTGTAGTCATTTCCGGTGATTCGAGAATCAATTCGGAATTATTTAAAAAGATATCTGCCGAAGTTTTAAGAGCCCATGGGATTACGGTTTATCTGTTTAAAGGACCGCATCCGACACCGGAATTAAGTTTTGCCGTGATGTATCTACATACTTATGCTGGAATCATGATTACAGCCAGTCACAACAGTAAGGAATATAACGGTTATAAGTTATATGGAGAAGATGGCGGTCAGCTGCCTCCGAAACCTGCTGATGAAATTGTTAGAGAACGTCAGGGAGTTGCAGATATCTTTCATATCAAAAAAGTAGCCAGTGGCATTAAAAAGATTGGCTCGGAGATTGATAAAGAATATCTAAATCAGGTTAAAACGATTCCAATCAATCGTGATTTGATTAAAAAATGGGGAGATAAACTAACGATTAGTTTTACGCCGCTGCATGGCGCTGGTGGTGACCTAGGGGCAAAAGCACTCAAAGAGGCCGGCTTTAACAAAATATTGATTGTTAAAGAACAATTTCAACCGGATGGAACTTTTCCAACGGTAAAGTATCCAAATCCGGAATTCCATGAAGTCTTCAAAATTTCTGAGAGTTATGGAGCAGATGTTGAATTAGCAGTGGATCCCGATTCTGATCGAATGGGAGTCGGCTATCGAACAAAAGATGGTTCATACAATTACTTAACCGGAAATCAAATCGCCGCTCTGATGGTTAATTACATTTTAACGGCGCAGCAAAAAGCTGGAACTTTGCCGAAAAACGGTGCGATTGTTACTTCGATTGTTTCTTCGAATTTGCCGGAATTAATTGCTAAGTCATTTAAGGTCAAACAGTTTACGGTTTTAACCGGTTTCAAATACATTGCCGATAAAATTGTTGAATTTGACAAGAAACAGAATTATAGCTTCGAATTTGGTTTTGAAGAATCTTATGGCTTTTTGATTAAACCGTTTGTTCATGATAAAGATGCCATTCAAGCGATCACGCTGATGTCTGAATTAGCTGCTTATTATAAAGATCGTGATATGACAATTGGCGATGGCTTGGACGAGATTCATGCTAAGTTTGGTGCCTTTGCTGAAGAAACCAAAGCGACTGAATTTCCTGGTGAAAAAGGCCAAGAAGAAATGACCGCTGTCATGACTAAGTTCAGGAACCGGGGACCAAAAGAAATTGGCAAATTGAAGATTAATCTTGTCGAAGATAATGATTTGCGAATTGCAAAAGATTTGAATACCGGAGCAACTAAAAATATTTCTCTTCCTAAAGCTAACGTAATTAAATATTGGCTTGAAGATGGTTCCTGGGTCGCTCTTCGACCATCAGGTACTGAACCGAAATTAAAAGTATATATTGGAGCAAAGGGCGAAAATATGAGTTCAGCTAATAAACAGTTGAACTATCTTCAGACCGAGGTCGAGAAACTTTTAAAGAAATAA
- a CDS encoding Cof-type HAD-IIB family hydrolase, which produces MSIKLVAIDVDATLLNSRNELTKHTIDTLKEAIAKGTKIVITSGRPLPGTEPYYAKLGIDNKDDQYAINYNGATIRTTSGKMISETTLTIQDYKNVYSLANKIGVKIQAETADCIYTPYLSAPKYTKHEQKLTNAKIRHVRMQDLRKTDVIAKIMFVDEPEIINRVKKELPEWVYNRFNVVPSSPVYIEFIDKKVSKGNAVQTLAEKLGIDISQVMAVGDQGNDLSMIKAAGIGVAMGNGIDDLKSIAQFVTKSNDKDGVAYAVEKFVLDK; this is translated from the coding sequence ATGAGTATAAAATTAGTAGCAATTGATGTTGACGCAACCTTATTGAACAGCAGAAACGAATTAACCAAGCACACAATCGACACATTAAAAGAAGCGATTGCCAAAGGAACAAAAATCGTGATTACCTCCGGACGTCCTTTGCCGGGAACCGAACCTTACTATGCCAAACTTGGTATAGACAACAAAGACGATCAGTACGCAATTAATTACAACGGTGCCACAATCCGAACAACCTCTGGAAAAATGATTTCCGAAACAACACTGACAATTCAAGATTATAAAAATGTTTATAGTCTCGCCAATAAAATCGGCGTGAAAATCCAAGCGGAAACAGCTGATTGCATTTATACACCCTATTTGTCAGCTCCAAAATATACAAAACATGAACAAAAATTAACCAATGCGAAAATTCGCCATGTTAGAATGCAGGATTTAAGGAAAACAGATGTAATTGCAAAAATTATGTTTGTCGATGAACCAGAGATTATCAATAGAGTAAAAAAGGAGCTTCCTGAATGGGTTTACAATCGCTTTAACGTTGTACCCAGTTCACCGGTTTATATTGAATTCATTGATAAAAAAGTTTCAAAGGGAAATGCAGTTCAGACGCTCGCCGAGAAGTTGGGAATCGATATTTCTCAAGTAATGGCAGTTGGTGATCAAGGAAACGATTTGTCGATGATTAAGGCAGCTGGAATTGGTGTAGCCATGGGTAATGGCATTGATGATCTCAAATCTATCGCCCAGTTTGTTACGAAAAGCAATGACAAAGACGGCGTTGCTTATGCGGTTGAAAAATTTGTTTTAGATAAATAA
- a CDS encoding aminotransferase class I/II-fold pyridoxal phosphate-dependent enzyme codes for MPEVKKNLDKQTNLFVQGAKPSQILSLSKEFKKIDNIVLLTIGEPDFNTPEHIKKAAIADIKANDSHYGPSSGTPELLKSAANFLKNHYRLNYDPETEIIATLGVTEGICDTMKTILNPGDELIIPEPTFPVYAAAASAFGAKIIPVSTEENGFILTAEKLKQVLLDHPQAKAIVLTTPGNPTGVAYSEKQIQALADVLKNHNIFVISDEIYSELTYDRPHSSFAAALPQQTILFNGVSKSHAMTGYRLGIIAGPQAIISQIAVIHQLITTALPNVVMAAATEAFSAGENDASSMRVEYKKRRDYLIDAFTKLGLSFAYPDGAFYFFFKIPDYLEQDGFKLARQIAKEARVGLTPGVAFGQAGYLRLSYATSLEQIKIAVSRLAEFFSDHKQAKIYAKSATK; via the coding sequence ATGCCAGAAGTTAAAAAAAATTTAGATAAGCAGACCAATTTATTTGTTCAGGGAGCCAAACCGAGCCAAATTCTTTCTTTGAGCAAAGAATTTAAGAAAATTGACAACATCGTCCTGCTAACTATCGGCGAACCGGACTTCAATACACCTGAGCATATTAAAAAAGCCGCTATTGCTGATATTAAAGCAAATGATTCACACTATGGACCGTCCAGCGGAACGCCAGAGTTGCTGAAAAGTGCTGCTAATTTTTTAAAAAATCATTATCGTCTGAATTATGATCCGGAAACGGAAATTATTGCAACACTTGGCGTTACTGAAGGAATTTGCGATACGATGAAAACAATTCTTAATCCGGGTGATGAATTGATTATTCCGGAACCGACTTTCCCGGTATATGCAGCAGCAGCCTCGGCCTTTGGTGCCAAAATAATTCCTGTTTCGACCGAGGAAAACGGATTCATTTTAACGGCCGAAAAATTAAAACAGGTCTTGTTGGATCATCCCCAAGCTAAGGCGATTGTCCTAACAACTCCGGGTAATCCGACCGGAGTCGCTTATAGCGAAAAACAGATTCAAGCACTGGCCGATGTATTGAAGAACCATAATATTTTTGTTATTTCCGATGAAATTTATTCCGAATTAACTTATGATCGTCCACATAGTTCTTTTGCAGCGGCTTTGCCACAACAGACGATTCTTTTTAACGGTGTTTCTAAGTCGCACGCGATGACCGGTTATCGTCTTGGAATCATTGCTGGGCCACAAGCGATAATTTCTCAAATTGCCGTAATTCACCAATTAATAACAACCGCGCTCCCAAATGTTGTTATGGCGGCCGCAACGGAGGCTTTCTCTGCTGGTGAAAATGATGCATCCAGTATGCGGGTTGAATATAAAAAACGCCGTGACTATTTAATTGATGCTTTTACAAAACTCGGTCTTTCTTTTGCCTATCCCGACGGTGCCTTTTATTTCTTTTTTAAGATTCCCGATTATCTTGAACAAGACGGTTTCAAATTGGCAAGACAAATTGCCAAAGAGGCAAGAGTCGGTTTGACGCCCGGGGTTGCTTTTGGCCAAGCTGGTTATCTTCGACTTTCCTATGCCACTTCACTTGAGCAAATTAAAATTGCCGTTAGCCGTTTAGCAGAATTCTTTTCGGATCATAAGCAGGCAAAAATATATGCAAAATCGGCCACAAAATAA